Proteins from a single region of Bos indicus isolate NIAB-ARS_2022 breed Sahiwal x Tharparkar chromosome 6, NIAB-ARS_B.indTharparkar_mat_pri_1.0, whole genome shotgun sequence:
- the ZBTB49 gene encoding zinc finger and BTB domain-containing protein 49 isoform X2, whose amino-acid sequence MYTSHLDLNQDNIQVMLDTAQCLQVQNVLSLCHTFLKSATIDQPPGLPCHGTFSLQSTLTPDTNCVLSENYPPHLLPECSAGAQQCRAVDGSLSHAPPSVGLHPPTAETSKQAPDPFDGSCTELPFKQPNCYYKLRNLYSKQYYKHASCPSHERVTEQPFTFSASADLHAEDRRPYAVGHTECVLESSQHLPSNFLAQPLGENAPDPASDHAGQQPTRQMRLKKAIHLKKLNFLKSQKSAEQTSEPKPDDSLTMRLEAAREHGVEKVNSPSAEEKESEELSNSENFNGVSETERPEDPAALEDQTQLPQSQRQYACELCGKPFKHPSNLELHRRSHTGEKPFECSICGKHFSQAGNLQTHLRRHSGEKPYICEICGKRFAASGDVQRHIIIHSGEKPHLCDICGRGFSNFSNLKEHKKTHTADKVFTCDECGKSFNMQRKLVKHRIRHTGERPYSCSACGKCFGGSGDLRRHVRTHTGEKPYTCDVCNKCFTRSAVLRRHKKTHCRASDEGPGALEALARAIEAPDLERSQSSDSFSQDVSVPLMPAVSVKIPAHPVDEDSVAGFDSPCKFQPVAQPQHGPSESEKLSLEPVKLAKPPHVPPAQHQAYGYPDVDAPAGAEPLQADGVAALRSSLAALDHPPCTDPLGSRAAAPAYRNSEGQFFSSMTLWGLAMKTLQNESELDQ is encoded by the exons ATGTACACGTCGCATCTGGATCTTAACCAGGACAACATACAAGTCATGCTGGACACGGCCCAGTGTTTGCAGGTTCAGAACGTCCTCAGTCTGTGTCACACCTTTTTGAAGTCAGCCACCATTGACCAGCCTCCAGGCCTGCCCTGTCACGGCACCTTCTCCCTGCAGAGCACCCTGACTCCCGACACGAACTGTGTCCTCAGTGAAAACTACCCACCTCACTTGCTGCCGGAGTGCTCCGCGGGCGCCCAGCAGTGTAGGGCCGTGGACGGGTCACTCTCGCACGCCCCACCCTCAGTCGGCCTTCATCCGCCCACAGCCGAAACCTCCAAACAAGCCCCCGACCCGTTCGATGGCAGCTGCACAGAACTGCCTTTCAAACAGCCCAATTGTTACTATAAGCTCAGAAACTTGTACAGTAAGCAGTACTATAAACATGCCAGCTGTCCCAGTCATGAGCGAGTGACCGAGCAGCCTTTCACCTTCAGCGCCTCCGCAGACCTTCACGCCGAGGATCGCCGGCCCTATGCGGTCGGCCACACCGAATGTGTCCTGGAGTCCTCCCAGCACCTGCCTTCCAACTTCCTGGCCCAGCCTTTGGGTGAAAATGCCCCAGACCCCGCGTCCGACCACGCCGGCCAACAGCCTACCCGGCAGATGAGGCTCAAGAAGGCCATTCACCTTAAGAAGCTCAACTTCCTAAAGTCACAGAAATCTGCAGAGCAAACCTCTGAACCAAAACCCGATGACAGTTTAACCATGCGGCTAGAAGCTGCCCGGGAACACGGTGTGGAGAAAGTGAACAGCCCCAGCGCCGAAGAAAAGGAAAGCGAGGAACTCAGCAATTCTGAGAACTTTAATGGCGTGAGTGAGACAGAGAGGCCCGAAGACCCCGCGGCCCTGGAAGACCAGACCCAGTTGCCGCAGTCCCAGAGACAGTACGCGTGCGAATTGTGCGGGAAACCTTTTAAACACCCCAGCAATTTGGAGCTACACAGACGGTCTCATACAG gtGAGAAACCTTTTGAATGTAGCATTTGTGGGAAACACTTCTCTCAG GCGGGTAACTTGCAGACTCACTTACGTCGGCATTCTGGGGAGAAGCCATACATCTGCGAGATCTGCGGGAAGAG GTTTGCAGCCTCGGGAGATGTCCAGCGTCACATTATCATCCACTCAGGAGAAAAGCCACACTTGTGTGACATCTGTGGTCGAG GGTTCAGTAACTTCAGTAATTTGAAGGAGCACAAAAAGACGCACACGGCTGACAAAGTCTTCACCTGCGATGAGTGCGGGAAGTCTTTTAACATGCAGAGGAAGTTGGTAAAGCACAGAATCCGGCACACGGGCGAGCGGCCTTACAGCTGCTCTGCCTGTG GGAAGTGTTTCGGAGGGTCGGGCGACCTCCGCAGGCACGTGCGCACGCACACCGGGGAGAAGCCGTACACATGCGACGTGTGCAACAAGTGCTTCACACGCTCGGCCGTGCTGCGGAGGCACAAGAAGACGCACTGCCGGGCGAGTGACGAGGGGCCGGGCGCCCTGGAGGCGCTCGCGCGGGCCATCGAAGCCCCGGACCTGGAGCGGTCCCAGAGCTCCGACTCCTTCTCCCAGGACGTGTCCGTGCCTCTGATGCCCGCCGTGTCCGTCAAAATCCCCGCGCACCCGGTGGATGAGGACTCGGTGGCGGGGTTTGACAGCCCCTGTAAGTTCCAGCCGGTGGCTCAGCCCCAGCACGGGCCGAGTGAGTCAGAGAAGCTCAGCCTGGAGCCGGTGAAGCTGGCCAAGCCCCCGCACGTGCCGCCGGCGCAGCACCAGGCCTACGGCTACCCGGACGTGGACGCCCCAGCCGGCGCTGAGCCGCTGCAGGCCGACGGCGTGGCCGCCCTGCGATCGTCCCTGGCGGCCCTGGACCACCCCCCCTGCACCGACCCCCTGGGCAGCCGCGCCGCTGCCCCCGCCTACAGGAACTCGGAGGGCCAGTTCTTTTCTAGCATGACCCTCTGGGGGCTGGCGATGAAGACGCTGCAGAACGAAAGCGAGCTAGACCAATGA
- the ZBTB49 gene encoding zinc finger and BTB domain-containing protein 49 isoform X1, with amino-acid sequence MDPVAAHSCHLLQQLHEQRIQGLLCDCMLVVKGVCFKAHKNVLAAFSQYFRSLFQNSSGQKNDVFHLDIKNVSGIGQILDFMYTSHLDLNQDNIQVMLDTAQCLQVQNVLSLCHTFLKSATIDQPPGLPCHGTFSLQSTLTPDTNCVLSENYPPHLLPECSAGAQQCRAVDGSLSHAPPSVGLHPPTAETSKQAPDPFDGSCTELPFKQPNCYYKLRNLYSKQYYKHASCPSHERVTEQPFTFSASADLHAEDRRPYAVGHTECVLESSQHLPSNFLAQPLGENAPDPASDHAGQQPTRQMRLKKAIHLKKLNFLKSQKSAEQTSEPKPDDSLTMRLEAAREHGVEKVNSPSAEEKESEELSNSENFNGVSETERPEDPAALEDQTQLPQSQRQYACELCGKPFKHPSNLELHRRSHTGEKPFECSICGKHFSQAGNLQTHLRRHSGEKPYICEICGKRFAASGDVQRHIIIHSGEKPHLCDICGRGFSNFSNLKEHKKTHTADKVFTCDECGKSFNMQRKLVKHRIRHTGERPYSCSACGKCFGGSGDLRRHVRTHTGEKPYTCDVCNKCFTRSAVLRRHKKTHCRASDEGPGALEALARAIEAPDLERSQSSDSFSQDVSVPLMPAVSVKIPAHPVDEDSVAGFDSPCKFQPVAQPQHGPSESEKLSLEPVKLAKPPHVPPAQHQAYGYPDVDAPAGAEPLQADGVAALRSSLAALDHPPCTDPLGSRAAAPAYRNSEGQFFSSMTLWGLAMKTLQNESELDQ; translated from the exons ATGGACCCAGTTGCCGCCCACAGCTGCCACCTTCTCCAGCAGCTGCACGAGCAGCGGATTCAAGGCCTGCTCTGCGACTGTATGTTGGTGGTGAAAGGAGTCTGCTTTAAAGCTCATAAGAACGTTCTAGCAGCTTTCAGCCAGTACTTTAG GAGCCTCTTTCagaactcttcaggccagaagaatGATGTTTTTCATTTGGATATTAAGAATGTGAGTGGCATCGGGCAGATCCTGGACTTCATGTACACGTCGCATCTGGATCTTAACCAGGACAACATACAAGTCATGCTGGACACGGCCCAGTGTTTGCAGGTTCAGAACGTCCTCAGTCTGTGTCACACCTTTTTGAAGTCAGCCACCATTGACCAGCCTCCAGGCCTGCCCTGTCACGGCACCTTCTCCCTGCAGAGCACCCTGACTCCCGACACGAACTGTGTCCTCAGTGAAAACTACCCACCTCACTTGCTGCCGGAGTGCTCCGCGGGCGCCCAGCAGTGTAGGGCCGTGGACGGGTCACTCTCGCACGCCCCACCCTCAGTCGGCCTTCATCCGCCCACAGCCGAAACCTCCAAACAAGCCCCCGACCCGTTCGATGGCAGCTGCACAGAACTGCCTTTCAAACAGCCCAATTGTTACTATAAGCTCAGAAACTTGTACAGTAAGCAGTACTATAAACATGCCAGCTGTCCCAGTCATGAGCGAGTGACCGAGCAGCCTTTCACCTTCAGCGCCTCCGCAGACCTTCACGCCGAGGATCGCCGGCCCTATGCGGTCGGCCACACCGAATGTGTCCTGGAGTCCTCCCAGCACCTGCCTTCCAACTTCCTGGCCCAGCCTTTGGGTGAAAATGCCCCAGACCCCGCGTCCGACCACGCCGGCCAACAGCCTACCCGGCAGATGAGGCTCAAGAAGGCCATTCACCTTAAGAAGCTCAACTTCCTAAAGTCACAGAAATCTGCAGAGCAAACCTCTGAACCAAAACCCGATGACAGTTTAACCATGCGGCTAGAAGCTGCCCGGGAACACGGTGTGGAGAAAGTGAACAGCCCCAGCGCCGAAGAAAAGGAAAGCGAGGAACTCAGCAATTCTGAGAACTTTAATGGCGTGAGTGAGACAGAGAGGCCCGAAGACCCCGCGGCCCTGGAAGACCAGACCCAGTTGCCGCAGTCCCAGAGACAGTACGCGTGCGAATTGTGCGGGAAACCTTTTAAACACCCCAGCAATTTGGAGCTACACAGACGGTCTCATACAG gtGAGAAACCTTTTGAATGTAGCATTTGTGGGAAACACTTCTCTCAG GCGGGTAACTTGCAGACTCACTTACGTCGGCATTCTGGGGAGAAGCCATACATCTGCGAGATCTGCGGGAAGAG GTTTGCAGCCTCGGGAGATGTCCAGCGTCACATTATCATCCACTCAGGAGAAAAGCCACACTTGTGTGACATCTGTGGTCGAG GGTTCAGTAACTTCAGTAATTTGAAGGAGCACAAAAAGACGCACACGGCTGACAAAGTCTTCACCTGCGATGAGTGCGGGAAGTCTTTTAACATGCAGAGGAAGTTGGTAAAGCACAGAATCCGGCACACGGGCGAGCGGCCTTACAGCTGCTCTGCCTGTG GGAAGTGTTTCGGAGGGTCGGGCGACCTCCGCAGGCACGTGCGCACGCACACCGGGGAGAAGCCGTACACATGCGACGTGTGCAACAAGTGCTTCACACGCTCGGCCGTGCTGCGGAGGCACAAGAAGACGCACTGCCGGGCGAGTGACGAGGGGCCGGGCGCCCTGGAGGCGCTCGCGCGGGCCATCGAAGCCCCGGACCTGGAGCGGTCCCAGAGCTCCGACTCCTTCTCCCAGGACGTGTCCGTGCCTCTGATGCCCGCCGTGTCCGTCAAAATCCCCGCGCACCCGGTGGATGAGGACTCGGTGGCGGGGTTTGACAGCCCCTGTAAGTTCCAGCCGGTGGCTCAGCCCCAGCACGGGCCGAGTGAGTCAGAGAAGCTCAGCCTGGAGCCGGTGAAGCTGGCCAAGCCCCCGCACGTGCCGCCGGCGCAGCACCAGGCCTACGGCTACCCGGACGTGGACGCCCCAGCCGGCGCTGAGCCGCTGCAGGCCGACGGCGTGGCCGCCCTGCGATCGTCCCTGGCGGCCCTGGACCACCCCCCCTGCACCGACCCCCTGGGCAGCCGCGCCGCTGCCCCCGCCTACAGGAACTCGGAGGGCCAGTTCTTTTCTAGCATGACCCTCTGGGGGCTGGCGATGAAGACGCTGCAGAACGAAAGCGAGCTAGACCAATGA